One Cololabis saira isolate AMF1-May2022 chromosome 12, fColSai1.1, whole genome shotgun sequence DNA window includes the following coding sequences:
- the ppdpfa gene encoding pancreatic progenitor cell differentiation and proliferation factor A: MAAIPSTGSLIATHDYYRRRLGSNSSSSSCGSSEYTGEVIPHHPGLPRQDSGHWWTSFFFAKPNQPGALNGSDSQKNTFTVTNGQVTCIAREMVLNRQLSESSENGKFEATAPPPPSS, from the exons CTCCCTCATTGCCACCCATGACTACTACAGAA GACGTCTTGGGTctaactccagcagcagctcctgtgGCAGTTCTGAGTACACCGGTGAGGTTATCCCACACCATCCAG GTCTCCCAAGGCAAGACTCTGGCCACTGGTggacttcttttttctttgcaaaACCGAACCAGCCCGGCGCGCTGAACGGATCTGACAGTCAAAA GAACACCTTCACAGTGACCAACGGTCAGGTGACCTGCATCGCCAGGGAAATGGTTTTGAACAGGCAGCTCAGCGAGAGCAgtgaaaatggaaagtttgaagcAACAGCGCCCCCCCCACCTTCCTCCTAG